A region of Candidatus Roizmanbacteria bacterium DNA encodes the following proteins:
- a CDS encoding site-specific DNA-methyltransferase has translation MQITIGDVYQLGDHRLLCGDAKASSLMKKLIRDERISLVLTDPPYGVAYVEGKTDLTKIKKHSKKIINDHTQTEEAYRLFTKEWIEVVKPYLSRKNSFYIFNSDKMLFALRDGMKDAEIKFTQLLIWIKNHSVVGRMHYLPQHELIAYGWYGSHEFYKVKDKSILCYPKPNKSPLHPTTKPVGLLRNLILNSSKIGDCIYDPFGGSGSTLIACEQTKRRCLMVEIDPEYCQVIIDRFQKVSDQKAERIKGDGK, from the coding sequence GTGCAAATAACAATTGGTGACGTCTATCAATTAGGTGATCACCGGTTACTATGCGGTGACGCAAAAGCTTCAAGTTTAATGAAGAAACTTATCCGAGATGAGCGAATATCATTGGTGCTGACAGATCCGCCATATGGTGTTGCCTATGTTGAAGGAAAAACTGACTTGACGAAGATAAAAAAGCACAGCAAGAAGATAATCAATGATCATACGCAGACGGAAGAAGCATACAGACTATTTACGAAAGAATGGATTGAAGTAGTGAAACCGTATCTCTCTCGTAAGAATTCGTTTTACATTTTCAATTCTGACAAGATGCTGTTTGCCTTAAGAGATGGTATGAAAGACGCGGAGATTAAGTTTACCCAGCTTCTTATTTGGATTAAAAACCATTCAGTAGTTGGTCGAATGCATTACCTTCCCCAACACGAGTTGATTGCATATGGTTGGTATGGGAGTCATGAGTTTTACAAAGTGAAAGACAAAAGTATTTTGTGTTATCCAAAACCTAACAAAAGTCCCCTTCATCCAACCACGAAACCAGTAGGACTTCTGAGGAATCTAATTCTAAACAGCTCAAAAATTGGTGATTGCATCTATGATCCGTTTGGTGGTTCTGGATCGACATTAATTGCGTGTGAGCAAACAAAACGAAGATGCCTCATGGTTGAGATCGATCCGGAATACTGCCAAGTAATTATTGATCGCTTTCAAAAAGTCAGTGATCAAAAGGCAGAAAGGATAAAAGGCGATGGAAAATAA
- a CDS encoding DNA modification methylase, producing the protein MQQQTQQIKIANRQVTIRYVSADILRPAEYNPRKWDETAAKKLAESIKRFGLVDPIIVNSTANRKNIVIGGHFRLEVAKSLGITQVPVVYVSIPNVQKEKELNLRLNRNTGEWDFELLKDFDVELLLDVGFDDSDLSHIWDDNLGVEDDEFDVEKELETIKEPKSKLGDIYELGMHRLSCGDATDPEIVKKLLKEDKVSMLYCDPPYNIALDYNNGIGANGKYGGKINDRKSEDEYKAFLKKTLENGLAVVHSDSHIFYWCDENYIGLVQEIYKELGITKKRVCLWIKNNQNVTPQTAFNKVYEPCVYGIKGNPYLSDSVRNLNEVLNKEVGTGNRLTDDTLDLFNIWLAKRLPSQDYEHPTEKPPTLHEKALRRCTKPGDIVLDLFGGSGSTLIACEQLKRRAFLLEIEPIFCDLIIKRYEKLTGKEAKLCK; encoded by the coding sequence ATGCAACAGCAAACACAGCAAATAAAAATTGCTAACCGACAAGTAACCATACGGTATGTATCGGCAGATATACTGCGTCCTGCCGAATATAACCCTCGCAAATGGGATGAGACAGCAGCGAAAAAACTCGCTGAGAGTATTAAACGCTTCGGATTAGTTGATCCTATTATCGTCAACAGCACAGCAAATCGAAAGAATATTGTTATTGGAGGCCATTTTCGTCTTGAAGTCGCAAAAAGCTTAGGTATAACACAGGTACCCGTTGTATATGTGAGTATCCCAAACGTCCAAAAAGAGAAAGAATTAAATCTTCGTCTAAATCGCAATACAGGAGAATGGGATTTTGAGTTGCTGAAAGACTTTGATGTTGAGTTATTGTTAGATGTTGGCTTTGATGACAGTGACCTTTCCCACATCTGGGATGACAATTTAGGCGTGGAGGATGATGAGTTTGATGTTGAAAAAGAGCTGGAAACGATTAAGGAACCGAAAAGTAAGTTAGGAGACATCTATGAACTTGGCATGCATCGGCTCAGCTGTGGAGATGCTACCGATCCAGAAATTGTTAAAAAACTACTTAAAGAGGATAAAGTATCGATGCTCTATTGCGATCCGCCGTATAACATTGCACTTGATTATAACAACGGCATCGGAGCAAATGGGAAATATGGCGGCAAAATAAATGATCGAAAATCTGAGGACGAATATAAAGCGTTTTTGAAGAAAACGCTTGAAAATGGTCTTGCTGTAGTACATTCTGATTCGCATATCTTTTACTGGTGTGATGAAAACTACATTGGATTAGTTCAGGAGATATATAAGGAACTAGGCATTACCAAAAAACGAGTATGTTTATGGATTAAAAATAATCAGAATGTTACTCCACAAACGGCATTTAATAAAGTATATGAACCTTGCGTATACGGTATCAAAGGTAATCCGTATCTGTCCGATTCAGTTAGAAATTTAAATGAAGTTCTTAATAAAGAAGTGGGTACTGGGAATAGACTTACCGATGACACTCTAGACCTTTTTAATATTTGGCTCGCAAAACGATTGCCGTCGCAAGACTACGAACACCCAACAGAAAAACCACCAACACTCCATGAAAAAGCATTGCGACGTTGTACCAAACCTGGTGATATTGTGCTTGATCTGTTCGGAGGTTCCGGCTCTACCCTTATTGCCTGTGAACAGTTAAAACGTCGTGCGTTTCTACTAGAAATTGAACCCATTTTTTGCGACCTAATTATTAAACGCTACGAAAAGTTGACCGGAAAGGAGGCAAAGCTGTGCAAATAA
- a CDS encoding IS1595 family transposase, whose product MVCNNRPISKYKRKKILWCFAHDLSATQTSGILGLNRNTVNKYYNNIRQLIYHHQVHQMQRYVGGEIEIDESYFGPRRMRGKSSKRGRGTSFKQVVFGIYERQGRVFTRIIPNCKRRTLHAVMKGKIDLNSTVYSDSWSGYNGLVDVGYDKHLRINHKKNEFSNTKGVHINGIESFWSFCKRRLVKFNGVKKNFPLHLKECEWRWSKSPSILYNELLQIVNVLV is encoded by the coding sequence ATGGTTTGTAACAATAGGCCGATATCAAAATACAAGAGAAAAAAGATACTATGGTGTTTTGCACACGATCTGAGTGCTACACAGACCTCTGGTATTTTGGGTCTCAACCGCAATACAGTCAACAAATATTACAATAATATTCGTCAACTCATATATCATCACCAAGTGCACCAGATGCAACGATATGTTGGTGGTGAGATAGAAATTGATGAATCATACTTTGGACCTCGAAGGATGAGAGGCAAGTCAAGTAAAAGAGGTCGTGGGACGTCATTTAAGCAGGTAGTATTTGGGATATATGAGCGTCAAGGACGTGTATTTACTCGTATCATTCCAAACTGTAAAAGAAGAACGCTACATGCTGTTATGAAGGGAAAGATTGACTTGAACAGTACTGTATATTCAGATTCGTGGAGCGGATACAACGGACTTGTTGATGTCGGGTATGACAAACATTTGAGAATCAATCACAAGAAAAATGAGTTCTCAAATACAAAAGGGGTCCATATCAATGGCATAGAGTCATTCTGGTCCTTTTGTAAAAGACGTCTCGTTAAGTTCAATGGTGTAAAGAAAAACTTTCCATTACACTTGAAAGAGTGTGAATGGAGATGGAGCAAATCCCCATCGATCCTTTACAATGAACTATTACAAATTGTTAATGTGCTAGTCTAG